The Metabacillus schmidteae genome has a segment encoding these proteins:
- a CDS encoding processed acidic surface protein — protein sequence MKKFLMVFIIFLSFGYQSVKAAPPQQEVNQILTEINWTEQQLIEYLDYYELTLDDFETGEDLRMVLGTPITPENLAGLLQQYEITRQEMDLVLAEFGETLEDYYFIEDLDVALNFYLDHEGEMAEIEEFLSLIGLTEEEVDALFTHFMELDEKKMEQQMENIMSRLDPYLMMDDMAELSEAQQDELISIFQEIMEALNLKAQFTLIDNNNVETIVTFKQLINMDELYNNNLLIALYSLQGDLILDMRLSEDMLSSEFFIESGIEFAELGDLAGELTNMLHNRLPDTASSTWINLLIGFIMLGIGVVGFLYSKKVRQVK from the coding sequence ATGAAAAAATTTTTGATGGTTTTTATCATCTTTCTTAGTTTTGGATATCAATCAGTAAAAGCCGCACCACCACAACAAGAAGTAAACCAAATTCTCACTGAAATTAATTGGACAGAGCAACAACTGATTGAGTACCTTGACTATTACGAGTTAACCCTTGATGATTTTGAAACTGGTGAAGATTTACGCATGGTCCTTGGGACACCAATTACTCCAGAAAATTTGGCAGGACTTTTACAACAATACGAGATCACTAGACAAGAAATGGATCTTGTATTGGCAGAATTCGGTGAAACACTTGAGGATTATTACTTTATAGAAGATCTGGATGTTGCCTTAAATTTTTACTTAGATCATGAAGGTGAAATGGCTGAAATCGAGGAATTTTTATCTTTAATAGGCCTAACTGAGGAAGAAGTAGATGCTCTGTTTACCCATTTTATGGAGCTAGATGAGAAAAAGATGGAACAACAGATGGAAAATATTATGTCACGCTTAGATCCTTACTTAATGATGGACGATATGGCAGAATTATCAGAAGCACAGCAAGATGAATTGATTAGCATCTTTCAAGAAATCATGGAAGCTTTGAATCTTAAAGCACAATTTACGCTAATAGATAACAACAACGTGGAAACTATAGTAACTTTTAAGCAATTAATAAATATGGACGAATTGTACAATAATAACCTGCTCATCGCTCTCTATAGTCTTCAAGGTGATCTTATTTTAGATATGCGATTATCTGAAGATATGCTTAGTTCAGAATTTTTTATTGAATCAGGGATTGAATTTGCTGAGTTAGGAGATTTAGCAGGGGAATTAACCAATATGCTGCATAATCGACTACCAGATACTGCGTCTTCTACTTGGATAAACTTGTTAATCGGTTTCATTATGCTGGGAATCGGTGTTGTTGGTTTCTTGTATTCAAAAAAAGTCAGACAGGTGAAGTAA
- a CDS encoding GerAB/ArcD/ProY family transporter — translation MSKRLLYAMLILNMLTNIVAYVPTVLIENRSEGSLLGILLAFLIGMFIIYFFTKYMSEFPGQGIPEILEKFTPKWFRTFYLLFQGILWFMAGFVTLIAFTHISKQYINPEMDELVTILLFLVVIFFGASRDSKKVLYSIEIILLINLPFIAFVIFKSYTNQEIIWDSMRVALTYYHEMPSFETISTATFVYTGYANLVIFNRYFKEVKVGFFSIIIIGLLGFFTLITTFFIPIGVHGFDGVGSYTFPWIATTEGLRIELGFIERVSFLFLALYINVSIASVTMHWHVGMKQLEAILPIIKRKDKEITPIIILGIFSLLGMVSLNLLDVEIIGSVAKVWMIILLPAQLIGIVVLKVILKRRDKLEK, via the coding sequence ATGTCAAAAAGATTATTGTACGCAATGCTAATTTTGAATATGTTAACAAACATTGTGGCATATGTGCCGACGGTGTTAATCGAAAATCGAAGTGAAGGTTCTTTGCTAGGGATTTTGTTGGCTTTTCTGATTGGAATGTTCATTATTTACTTCTTCACAAAATATATGAGCGAATTTCCTGGGCAGGGAATACCAGAAATTCTTGAAAAATTCACACCGAAATGGTTTAGGACATTTTATTTGCTTTTTCAGGGGATTTTATGGTTTATGGCAGGTTTTGTTACGCTCATTGCATTTACACACATATCAAAACAATATATTAATCCTGAAATGGATGAGCTTGTCACTATTCTTTTATTCTTGGTTGTTATTTTTTTTGGAGCATCAAGGGATTCAAAAAAGGTGTTATATTCAATAGAAATAATCTTATTAATAAACCTCCCCTTTATTGCTTTTGTCATTTTTAAATCATATACAAACCAAGAAATTATATGGGACTCTATGCGTGTAGCCTTAACATATTATCATGAAATGCCTAGTTTTGAGACAATCTCCACAGCAACTTTTGTTTATACTGGCTATGCGAATCTTGTTATTTTTAATCGATATTTCAAAGAGGTGAAAGTTGGCTTTTTTTCGATCATCATTATAGGTCTTCTTGGTTTTTTCACCTTAATAACAACCTTTTTTATCCCAATCGGTGTACACGGGTTTGATGGTGTAGGGTCTTACACATTTCCGTGGATTGCAACAACTGAAGGTTTAAGGATTGAACTTGGTTTTATTGAACGTGTTAGTTTTCTGTTCTTAGCATTATACATCAATGTATCGATTGCAAGCGTAACGATGCATTGGCATGTAGGGATGAAACAATTAGAAGCTATTCTTCCTATCATAAAGAGAAAGGACAAAGAAATAACGCCAATAATAATTTTAGGCATTTTTTCTTTATTAGGAATGGTGAGTTTAAACCTGCTTGATGTTGAGATTATTGGTAGTGTAGCGAAGGTGTGGATGATTATTTTATTACCCGCCCAATTAATAGGTATTGTTGTGCTAAAAGTAATTTTAAAAAGAAGGGACAAGCTGGAAAAATGA
- a CDS encoding YmaF family protein — MKKLIHVGMVKPHHAHFFAAKTSESKDHYHLIKGFTLTVNGNSLDRHQHFIRGVTMTANKHYHRFYGETGPAIPLENGGHYHLFETRTYYNYDEAVLSQFGGVMYGDGERPKHDHTFSGRTHGIVGEDPFLNHSLIFCK, encoded by the coding sequence ATGAAAAAGTTGATTCATGTAGGCATGGTAAAGCCCCATCATGCACATTTTTTTGCCGCAAAAACATCTGAATCAAAAGATCATTACCATCTAATTAAGGGCTTCACTTTAACAGTAAATGGAAATAGCCTTGATCGTCATCAGCATTTTATTAGAGGTGTGACAATGACTGCTAACAAACATTATCACCGCTTCTATGGAGAAACTGGTCCTGCTATTCCATTAGAAAATGGTGGTCACTATCATTTGTTTGAAACCCGTACTTATTATAACTATGATGAGGCTGTTTTGTCACAGTTTGGGGGTGTGATGTATGGGGATGGTGAGCGTCCAAAGCATGATCACACGTTTTCTGGAAGAACACATGGTATAGTTGGAGAGGATCCGTTTCTTAATCATTCCTTGATATTCTGTAAATGA
- a CDS encoding class D sortase, giving the protein MITRFISILSYLLITVGSFFIIYQSYWLANVSLTTDLEVEVNAPYSTPKTGEALHTMTSVPIQEGERIGILSIPKLEKTLPIFEGVEEETLKKGIGHIPSTPLPGQQSNAVLAGHRDTFFQGLDRLNIGDSLIVTLNNKTFIYKIKKIRIVDKDDKTVIVPKPTRTLTLTTCYPFTFIGPAPQRYIIEAQLLIKPKIEPPENEISNDL; this is encoded by the coding sequence ATGATCACCCGTTTTATTTCAATCCTATCCTATTTACTTATAACTGTTGGCAGTTTTTTCATTATCTATCAATCCTATTGGTTAGCAAATGTTTCTCTTACTACTGATTTAGAGGTAGAGGTTAATGCACCCTATTCAACACCCAAGACAGGTGAAGCATTACATACCATGACCTCTGTCCCTATTCAAGAAGGAGAAAGAATTGGTATTCTTTCTATTCCTAAACTTGAGAAAACTCTACCAATTTTCGAAGGAGTAGAAGAAGAAACATTAAAAAAAGGAATTGGTCATATTCCTTCCACACCTTTACCCGGTCAACAAAGTAATGCAGTATTAGCTGGTCACCGTGATACTTTTTTTCAAGGACTTGATCGCTTAAATATTGGAGATTCCTTAATCGTAACCCTTAATAATAAAACATTTATTTATAAAATCAAGAAAATCCGAATCGTTGACAAGGATGACAAAACTGTTATTGTCCCAAAACCAACGAGGACATTAACTCTTACAACTTGTTATCCTTTTACCTTTATCGGTCCTGCGCCGCAACGATATATTATAGAGGCACAACTACTAATAAAGCCAAAGATTGAACCACCAGAGAATGAAATTTCAAATGACCTATAA
- a CDS encoding spore germination protein, producing the protein MNRSKEKIKAQIKNEFHGSPDLVDQKLEAYGNVCELCYISSVSDSEKIQRDLYIPFFELRHKEGYENHLLSLAGIRQVEEKDQPEELLLRGSVLIFFNNLILRLDVKGFVNKSIPDTSIETTIQGPQTGLSEDLETNLNIIRHRYHQSSLTIEDRVVGNKSQSGLKLLYDAKVVDGEVLKELYERLSEIDKDVIQSVSQLSRLITSHKSFLFPTIVITERPDRISDNLSKGKVIVIMEGTRFALVLPSVFYDFMSSMDDLYLPSWVAKFLVILRYLGLGTALLLPAIYVGITAFNPELFRVQLALSIAGSRMSVPYPAYMEVLFMLIMMELLTEASIRLPKAIGPTATTVGGLILGQAATEAGLVSNIMIIIVSAVAISNFVIPINEMGFAMRVTKYLLLAVATLSGLIGVIIGLIGIIYYLVSLNSFGRPYLAFFNGEQSKK; encoded by the coding sequence ATGAATAGATCTAAAGAAAAAATCAAAGCACAAATAAAAAATGAATTTCATGGTTCTCCTGATTTGGTGGACCAAAAACTTGAAGCATATGGAAATGTATGTGAATTATGTTATATAAGCAGTGTTAGTGATAGTGAAAAAATTCAAAGGGATCTTTATATACCTTTCTTTGAATTAAGACATAAAGAGGGGTATGAAAACCACTTATTATCTCTTGCTGGAATACGACAAGTGGAGGAAAAGGACCAGCCTGAGGAACTTTTATTAAGAGGGTCAGTCCTAATTTTTTTTAACAATCTTATTTTAAGGCTTGATGTTAAGGGATTTGTAAACAAATCGATACCGGACACATCTATTGAAACTACTATACAAGGGCCGCAAACAGGTTTAAGTGAAGACTTGGAAACCAATCTAAATATTATTAGGCATAGATATCATCAATCATCTCTCACTATTGAAGATAGAGTAGTTGGTAATAAATCCCAGTCGGGACTAAAGCTTCTTTACGACGCAAAAGTAGTAGATGGTGAAGTTTTGAAAGAACTATATGAAAGACTGTCTGAAATTGATAAAGATGTTATTCAATCTGTTTCACAATTATCAAGATTAATAACAAGTCATAAGTCTTTTTTGTTTCCGACTATTGTTATCACTGAACGCCCGGACCGTATATCTGATAACCTATCGAAAGGTAAGGTTATTGTCATCATGGAAGGTACGCGATTTGCACTAGTTTTACCGTCTGTTTTCTATGATTTTATGAGTTCAATGGATGATCTTTACCTACCTTCCTGGGTTGCAAAATTTTTAGTTATTCTACGATATTTGGGGTTAGGAACAGCACTTCTTTTACCGGCAATTTATGTTGGAATAACAGCTTTTAATCCAGAACTTTTCCGAGTGCAACTGGCTTTATCAATTGCAGGGAGTAGAATGTCTGTTCCATATCCAGCCTATATGGAAGTGTTATTTATGCTCATTATGATGGAACTACTAACAGAAGCTAGTATTCGTTTACCTAAAGCAATCGGTCCAACAGCTACAACTGTTGGTGGACTTATTTTAGGACAGGCGGCAACAGAGGCGGGATTGGTAAGTAATATTATGATTATCATTGTGTCTGCAGTTGCTATTTCTAACTTCGTCATTCCTATTAATGAAATGGGCTTTGCGATGAGAGTTACAAAGTATCTGCTTCTGGCTGTTGCAACCTTAAGTGGCTTAATAGGTGTAATAATTGGTTTAATAGGGATTATTTATTATTTGGTAAGTTTAAATAGCTTTGGAAGACCTTATCTAGCATTTTTTAATGGGGAACAGTCTAAAAAATAA
- a CDS encoding Ger(x)C family spore germination protein — MKRCIFLFLLCSMFFLSSCGYKDIDKRYFVVSIGVDKGRNDMYDISLKLAVPSSDIKTGSNESEILTESAQTISEAVRIIKAKVDKELDFGHAKMIIFGDELVKEDITNIVDWFSRRRDIQAIAWTAIGRPSALKILEAKPMGERLPSNSLFLTFGNAGTETPYISSVYLYKLMSLKSERGIDPILPIIEADDQDYSTNQLAVFSSLKHALTLDDEQTKYFNIIKNNSSKTEVKVEGENNAPYFVFSTDKVRTTYRIEEKNTKVNILMNIKISGVVEEAFDVLQDEKKREYEKDIELEVSDHIKNLLKLFQKENVDPVGFGLRYRGLHTGNESTKINEWNSIYKSVNFKVTTQVEMKNVGIIKDQDGYPE; from the coding sequence ATGAAAAGATGTATATTTTTGTTCCTGTTATGTTCTATGTTCTTTTTATCAAGTTGTGGCTACAAAGACATTGACAAGAGATATTTTGTTGTTTCAATAGGTGTAGACAAGGGTCGGAATGATATGTATGATATTTCCTTAAAATTAGCAGTTCCAAGTAGCGATATAAAGACAGGAAGCAATGAATCAGAGATTCTCACTGAATCAGCGCAAACGATATCTGAAGCTGTTCGGATAATAAAAGCAAAGGTAGATAAGGAGCTGGACTTTGGACATGCCAAAATGATTATTTTTGGAGATGAGCTAGTAAAAGAAGATATAACAAATATAGTAGATTGGTTTAGCAGGAGAAGAGATATACAGGCAATTGCATGGACAGCAATTGGTCGTCCAAGCGCATTAAAGATACTTGAAGCAAAGCCTATGGGTGAAAGACTGCCTTCCAATTCGTTATTTTTAACTTTTGGCAACGCGGGAACAGAAACACCGTATATCAGTTCTGTTTATTTATATAAATTAATGTCTCTCAAGTCTGAAAGAGGAATTGATCCTATATTACCAATTATTGAAGCAGACGACCAGGATTATTCAACAAATCAGTTAGCAGTATTTTCTAGCTTAAAGCATGCTCTCACACTAGATGATGAGCAAACAAAATATTTTAATATTATCAAAAATAACTCCTCAAAAACGGAGGTTAAAGTTGAAGGAGAAAATAATGCACCATATTTTGTTTTTTCGACAGATAAAGTTCGAACAACCTATCGAATTGAGGAAAAGAACACTAAAGTCAACATCTTAATGAATATAAAAATCAGTGGAGTAGTTGAAGAGGCTTTTGATGTATTGCAGGATGAGAAGAAAAGGGAATATGAAAAGGACATCGAACTTGAAGTTTCGGATCACATAAAAAATTTGTTGAAATTATTTCAAAAGGAAAACGTTGATCCAGTTGGATTTGGACTTAGATACCGTGGATTACATACAGGTAATGAATCAACAAAAATAAATGAATGGAATTCCATCTATAAATCAGTTAATTTTAAGGTGACAACTCAAGTGGAAATGAAAAATGTTGGCATTATTAAGGATCAGGATGGATATCCAGAATAG